The following proteins come from a genomic window of Miscanthus floridulus cultivar M001 chromosome 2, ASM1932011v1, whole genome shotgun sequence:
- the LOC136525221 gene encoding uncharacterized protein: MASSLAEEEEAFEHTLLVVREVSVYKILPRTTSGGYKCGEWLQSDKIWSGRLRVVSCGDRCEIRLEDPATGELFAACFVLPGQRESAVETVLDSSRYFVLRIEDGRGKHAFVGLGFNERNEAFDFNVALSDHEKYVKREQEKETAGAGGEETGGGEIDIHPAVNRRLKEGETIRITVKNKPSTGSGMLSAAGLSGGTTAKPKTSMLLAPPPGAAGKLRSPLPPPPNDPAAARMNSGHTAGIRAPKEPTKRNNDPFSDLSAIKCGNCFLLLLLVMDSARSWFTKLQTREKSIGKKKELPPNGKESGDDAPSSATKQRVAAAKQYIEKHYKEQMKHLQDRKERRCSLEKKLADADVSEEEVHNILKQFEKKETEYMRLQRHKMSVEDFDLLTMIGKGAFGEVRVCREKTTGNVYAMKKLKKSEMLRRGQVEHVRAERNLLAEVDHHCIVKLYCSFQDSEYLYLIMEYLPGGDMMTLLMRKDTLTEDEARFYVGETVLAIEAIHRHNYIHRDIKPDNLLLDKYGHLRLSDFGLCKPLDYSNFPDLNEKDVTPTKSSSMHGDGKQQSMPKRSQQEQLEHWQKNRRTLAYSTVGTPDYIAPEVLLKKGYGMECDWWSLGAIMYEMLVGYPPFYSDEPMTTCRKIVNWRTHLKFPEEARLTADAKDLISKLLCNVDQRLGTKGAEEIKEHSWFSGLEWDKLYEIEAAYLPQVTDELDTQNFEKFEESSDNVQCSAKTGPWRKMLSSKDLNFVGYTYKNFELVNDHDVPGMAELKKKEKAKRPSVKSLFDSPEGGEGEGEEAQQPEDEAASAEGSVRKPATEPELTRSLSSPST, from the exons ATGGCGTCGTCgctggccgaggaggaggaggccttcGAGCACACGCTGCTGGTGGTGCGCGAGGTGTCAGTGTATAAGATCCTGCCCCGCACCACCAGCGGCGGCTACAAGTGCGGCGAGTGGCTGCAGTCGGACAAGATCTGGTCGGGCCGCCTCCGCGTGGTGTCCTGCGGTGACCGCTGCGAGATCCGGCTCGAGGACCCGGCCACGGGGGAGCTCTTCGCCGCCTGCTTCGTGCTGCCCGGGCAGCGGGAGAGCGCCGTCGAGACCGTGCTCGACTCCTCCCGCTACTTCGTGCTCCGCATCGAGGACGGCAGGGGGAAGCACGCCTTCGTCGGGCTCGGCTTCAACGAGCGCAACGAAGCGTTCGACTTCAACGTCGCCCTCTCGGACCACGAGAAGTACGTCAAGAGGGAGCAGGAGAAGGAGACTGCCGGCGCTGGCGGCGAGGAGACTGGCGGTGGCGAGATTGATATACATCCGGCCGTCAATCGCCGACTCAAG GAAGGTGAAACCATTAGGATAACTGTAAAAAACAAGCCATCAACTGGAAGTGGTATGCTTTCAGCTGCTGGTTTATCTGGAGGGACCACCGCAAAACCAAAGACAAGCATGCTTCTTGCGCCACCTCCAGGTGCAGCTGGGAAGCTTCGATCTCCTCTTCCGCCTCCACCTAACGACCCTGCAGCTGCAAGGATGAATTCTGGACATACTGCAGGAATCAGGGCTCCAAAAGAACCCACCAAGAGAAATAATGATCCTTTTTCAGATCTTTCTGCTATAAAG TGCGGCAATTGTTTCCTTCTTCTCTTGCTCGTAATGGATTCAGCGAGAAGCTGGTTTACCAAGCTCCAAACGAGGGAGAAATCCATTGGAAAGAAGAAGGAATTGCCTCCCAATGGCAAGGAATCCGGCGATGATGCGCCATCGAGTGCAACCAAGCAGAGGGTTGCAGCGGCCAAGCAGTACATTGAGAAACACTACAAGGAGCAAATGAAGCATCTGCAGGACAGGAAAGAAAG ACGATGTAGTCTAGAAAAGAAATTAGCAGACGCTGATGTGTCCGAAGAGGAGGTTCACAACATCCTGAAGCAGTTTGAGAAGAAAGAAACGGAGTACATGCGCTTGCAAAGGCATAAAATGAGCGTCGAGGATTTTGACTTGCTAACAATGATAGGCAAGGGAGCATTTGGTGAG GTCAGAGTCTGCAGAGAGAAGACCACAGGAAATGTCTATGCGATGAAGAAGCTTAAAAAGTCAGAAATGCTTCGTCGAGGTCAG GTTGAGCATGTCAGAGCTGAAAGGAATCTTCTTGCCGAAGTGGATCACCACTGCATTGTCAAACTATATTGCTCATTCCAGGACAGTGAGTACCTGTACCTGATCATGGAGTACCTCCCAGGAGGCGACATGATGACCCTGCTCATGAGGAAAGACACGTTGACTGAAGATGAGGCCAGGTTCTACGTTGGCGAGACGGTTCTTGCGATCGAAGCGATCCACAGGCATAACTACATCCACAG AGATATCAAGCCTGATAACCTGCTACTGGATAAGTATGGTCACTTGAGACTGTCAGATTTTGGATTGTGTAAACCGTTAGACTATTCCAACTTCCCAGACCTGAATGAAAAGGACGTTACGCCTACAAAATCATCGTCGATGCATGGGGATGGGAAGCAGCAGTCGATGCCAAAGCGCTCGCAGCAAGAACAGTTGGAGCACTGGCAAAAGAATAGAAGAACTTTG GCTTACTCAACTGTTGGAACACCAGACTACATAGCTCCAGAAGTTCTTCTGAAGAAAGGCTATGGGATGGAATGTGATTG GTGGTCCCTTGGTGCTATCATGTACGAAATGCTAGTGGGTTATCCTCCATTTTATTCAGATGAGCCTATGACAACTTGTAGAAAG ATAGTAAATTGGAGAACACATTTGAAATTTCCTGAAGAAGCGAGGCTAACGGCAGATGCGAAAGATCTCATAAGTAAACTACTTTGCAATGTCGACCAACGCCTCGGGACAAAAGGCGCAGAAGAAATAAAG GAGCACTCCTGGTTTAGTGGATTAGAATGGGACAAACTATATGAAATAGAAGCTGCGTATCTGCCTCAAGTCACAGATGAGTTGGACACTCAGAACTTTGAGAAATTTGAAGAG TCCTCGGATAATGTTCAGTGTTCAGCAAAGACGGGCCCTTGGAGAAAG ATGCTTTCTTCAAAGGATCTGAATTTTGTGGGCTATACTTACAAGAACTTTGAACTTGTGAACGACCACGATGTCCCCGGGATGG ctgagctgaagaagaaggagaaggcaaAGCGACCAAGCGTCAAATCTCTGTTCG ATTCACCTGAAGGAGGAGAGGGCGAGGGAGAGGAGGCGCAGCAGCCTGAAGACGAAGCAGCCTCCGCCGAAGGAAGCGTCCGGAAACCAGCAACAGAGCCTGAACTGACCAGAAGCCTCAGCTCGCCATCCACATGA